The Lutra lutra chromosome 16, mLutLut1.2, whole genome shotgun sequence genome segment TGGGGATGCGCCCCCTGCCTGCACCAAGGGCTGTGACCACTGCCGGGACCCTGTGGCCCTGCGGAAGCAGCTAGAGGCCTTGGAGCACAGAAGCAGCTGGAACAAGACTTGCATCGGGCCTTCTCAGGGGAATGGCTTTGACCCTGAGCTGTATGAAGGAGGCCGCCGGGGCTATGGGGGCTTCAGCAGGTGAGGGGCTGTGAAGTCAGGGGCCCCCAACCTGCAGCAGATAGGCCAGCATCCTCCCCCTCGTGCCAAGGCCAGACCAGAGGCACCGCAGTGCCATCGTCCATTCCCTGTTCCCGTGGACCGCgtcggagctgggagcctggtgtTCCTCCTACCTGCCGGGCTGTCAAAGACAATAGTGCCCCACCGGAGAAGTGTGCCAGGAGAACAGAGCCCAGGCCTAGGGCTGCTGACAACTAGCCTGTCCCCTAGGTACGATGAAGGTTCTGGAGGCAGTGGGGATGAGGGCAGAGACGAGGCCCACAAGCGGGAGTGGAATCTCTTCTACCAGAAGCAGATGAACCTACGCAAGGTGAAGGGGATGGGGGCCTGGGACCCCCGTTACCAGTCACTCAGCCCCTACCCTGGTGCTGGACAGGAGCCTGTCCTAGAGCTGAGCAAGATGCCTCATAGTCCCTTCCTGTCATCTTCCAGGGCAAAGACTCCAAGACAGAAGAATTTGTACCTCCAGGTCAGTACAGAAATGTCCCTAGGGGCTTTGGGGCTATTCTTAGGGTATAATGTCTCATTGGGGGCTGGGGACTCCAGAAAGCAGAGGTAGAGTGGAAGGACCCGCCCTCTCCCCCCAGATGAGGACTGTCCCCTGAAAGAGGCTTCCAGCAGGAAAATCCCACGCCTCACTGTGAAGGTAAGCTGTGGACAGCGCCTCATACCGGCTCCTgtgcctgcttccccaaccctgGGCTTGAGTGACCAACTTCCCTCCCTTGTGTAGGCCCGGGAGCACTGCCTGGGGCTTCTGGAGGAGGCTCTGAGCAGTAACCACCAGGCCACAGGTCCCACCCATGGGTGAGTGACCCGGGTCAGAGGGGCCAAAGAGGCTTCCCCAAACCCCTATTCCTTGTAGACCACGAGAACCCCCATCCCTCCTGGCTTATTtgggcccccctcccccagattgTGACCCATCCTTCTCCTAGTGGTTGTAGATCTAGCAGTCCCAGTGGGGTGCAGGCTTCACCAGGACAGGGGCTGCCAGTGCCAGCTGGACAGTAagccccagggtgcctggggtCCAGGTGGGAATCCCTGTGCCCAAGGTCATGCCCACCAGGCCCTGAAGTCATCTCCAGGGACCCCAGGGAGAATCCCAGGAGCTCCACAGAGAAAGGGCTCAGGCCCGCCTGATGCCTCATGCTCGTTCCTACCCTCAGACCTGATCTCCAGGCCAGGGCTGTGGAGCTGGAACATGCCATGTTCCGAAATGCCAAGGCAGCAAACCTGTACAAGGCCAGCGTGCTGAAGAAGGTGGGTGCTGGGCAGGGCATGCttctgggctggggtgggagagacGGCCCCTCCAACCTCCCAGgctgtctgcctgcctcctgccaggAGGCCACTTACCCAAGGGCAGCCTGACCTCCCTTCTTGGCCAGCTGGAGGTGTTTCCAGCCAGCCCTGTCAGGACTAGAACTTGGCCAGTGTCCAGTTACCTGCAGCCACAAACCCCAGAAGCCCACTTTGGAAAGCCTGGGTTGGGGCTCTCAGGAGCTAGTGGGTGTCACGGCGTCCCTGCCTGTCCCTGACTCAGGTGGCTGAGATCCACAGAGCCTCCAAGGATGGGCAGCTCTACGACATGGGAGACGCTGCCAGGAGTTGCAGTGAGCCGGCCCGGCCCCCAGAGCCCACCGAGTATGACATCCTGCCGGCCTCCCAGGTGTACTCGGTGAGCATCGTCCTGCCATCCACCCCAAACCTGGGTCTGGGAAAGGCATTGTGTCCTTTGTCCTCAGCCAGGGCACGGCCACTTGCCCTCTCCTGGCACCGCAGCCCTGGCCCGGGGTGCCCCGCAGCAGGCCCTCCAGCTTTCCTCTGCAGCCCCCACAGCTCCTCCGTCCTTGGCCTGACCCTCAGCCCGCAGTGTCCTGCCGGCTGTCCCTCCGCTCCTTCCGAGAGCCCGCCAGCTCAGCCGTTCCGGACCAGCCAGGGAGTGCACTCAGAACCTTTCTCTTCTTCACAGCCCAAACCCAGGCGGGTGGGAGCTGGTTTCCCCAGAGGCTCCTGCTCATTCCAGACGGCCACTGAGCTGATGGAGAAGACGTGCGCTAAGGAGCAAGTCCCCCAGCCTGTGCGGGGAAGTGAGCAGGGGCCCCCCAGCCAGCCCTGTGGCCTCCAGCGGGAGGGCTGTAGTgagcccctccctgggcccagAGGAGAGGCCCCTGGAAGCAGCGCTTATTGTGGGAGGTCCTCCCCTGAGACGGTGAAAAGCTCCTCCACGAAGGCCGGTGCCAAGGCCCGGGCCAgcaagcagcagcagctcctAGCCGCGGCGGCCCTTAAGGATTCGCAGAACATCACCCGCTTCTGCCGGAGGGCCAAGAGCCCATCTCCCCTCACCTCAGCCCCAGGGGCAGAAGGTGCCGGCCCTTCCTGTGAGGGAGTGCGGGgtcccccagcagccccagaaaAGTGCTCAGGAGAGGAGGATGGAGCCCTGGGGTGTTCGGCTGTGCCCTCCCAGACCAAGGAGTGCACCAGGGAGAGGCCAAGGTAAGGGCCCTGATGGTTCTGAAATTCTCTGCCTCTTTGCTAACAGGGCCTTTGAAGCTCTGGCCGTTCCTAGGGTGCGCTCTGTCGGGCCGGCTGGTTGCGGGTGCAGCGGGCGGCGGGagtgctcatgcttgctctcccCTCTGGCCAGAGCCTGCACACTCAGAGACCAGGACCCCCCTGAAGGCCAGCCCACCCGCTCAGAGGAGACACACAGGGGCAAGCGGTCCAGACCCCAGCAGGTACTGATAGGGACAAGGCCTCAGGGGAGGAGGCCTGCAGAGCAGGTCAGTATCTGTTCTCTGGATGAGGGGTTTGGGGAAAAATCATCTCTTCTTACATCCCAGGGCTAGATGGGACAGGCTAGAGGGGGCCCAGTCTTCCAGAATGAGGGAAGGGGCCCGTGACGGGGAGCCCAAGAGTGACTCTCCACTCTGGTCCTGCCCAGGAGAACCCAGAGAACCAGGCTCAGAAGAGGCCTCGCCCCTCAGCTAATGCCTCCATCTTAGCCGAGGCCAAGGACAGCATCTCGGCCAGCAATCCGGGCATCTTGAACCCCACAGTGCAAGACTCctgccttctcccagcccctggcatctCCCTCAAGGAGGCCGCAAATGTTGTGGTCAAATGCCTGACTCCTTTCTATAAGGAGGGCAAGTTTGCATCCAAGGTAGGGTAGGTGGGTGGGTTCTACCCTCCCCTGGGCCTGGGACACTTGGGTACCGTGGGGGCAGGGAACAGAGCCAGAGGACAAAGCAGGCTAGCTCTGAGATtggctgcctctctccctggcgTCTGCCTTGCCCCTGGGTCATGGCTGAGGGCCTCTGGTGtcgggggcagggcgggggtccGTGCTCTTTGCTCCTGTCACCTTCTGCCTCCAGGAATTATTTAAAGCCTTTGCCCGCCACCTCTCACACTCGCTGACTCAGAAGGCCTCTCCTGGAAGGAGCGGTGAGTGCCCACGTCACCAGGCCAGGAGGTGTTTGCGGGGcttggtggcagggaggggactgGCCCTCACTGAGGTTCCCCCTTCCCGAATCTGTAGTGAAGGAAGAGGCCCAGGATTTCATCAAGCAGTTTTTTCACGGTCGGGCCCGGTGCGAGAGTGAAGCTGACTGGCACGGTCTGTGTGACCCTCAGAGATGACCAGCTCCTACCCGCTAGGGCCGGAATGCTCCCCCGCCTCAGCTGTGGGCCAGCCTGGGCCTCACTCAGGAACAGGGAGGGGGGAAGCCTGCAGCCGTCAGGGGCACCAGCTTTGCTCAGGGTCCGTGTCTTCCAGCCATGTTTGGAGATGGCCCCCGTCGCCTCCCAAATCAAGGCCAAAGGCTGGAACTAGCCACTTTCTGCTTGCAGGGTCCGAGGGCTTCCTCCTCCtagcctccctgcctctctcagcTGGGTTTTCTGAACCAGATCCCCAGATTAgaagggggcggggtggggtggtggcTGCTGCCAGAGGAACAGGAGGAAAGAGTGGTCCCTCTGCTTCTTGTGGTTGAATTGTAGGCCAGGGTGAGGCCACCAGTCCGAGGCCCGGGGCCACTTCAGGAAGAGCCCTGCTGGCCTCGGGTTCTGGGCCCACTAGCCCTTTCCCTCATGATGCCAGCTTCCGGCCTGGCCCCAGGTGCAGAGCTCGGGAGCAGGGGAGCAGCTgggccctgctctctgctcagctcctgGTCAGGAAGGCTGGGCTGGACAGAGACTTAGCAGAGAAATAAAGTCCTGTTCGATTTGAGACACACACGCCCACAAAATACGGCCTTTTTCTCTtgagagttttattttctcaccGTTTGCTTCCCCCAGGCTTATGTGGTTCGTGCTGATGCTGGGCCCGGGCCTGGGGCCAGCTGGATATCCCCCTCGCCCAGCCTGGGCAGCATCACATGCCCAAGCCCGTTCCTGCAGCCCGCACTCCGGCCCCTGCCCCGGGGGAGTCCTGTGTTGTCCTTCTCGGTTGATATGACTGCAGCGGCTCCTGTCCCGTGGCCTCCACTGTGGCCAGCAGCGCTGTGCTGTGGCAGGTTCCAGAACAGTCAAGTGGGAAAGTCCCAACCGAAATGGCCTGACAGCACCAAGGGAGACCTTCCCAGTCGGACCGGGATGTGGGAGGGGccccttcctcatctcctccctcccccatccctcttgGGTGAGGCTTGCCACTAGTTGGGAGCAAGGCTGCTGTCCCTCAGGAAGGCGATGGTGTCCTTCAGCTCCTGGGCCTGCCCGGGGAACAGGCCTGTGAGGACAGGGCCCCCCAGTgtgcccccacctctgccctgggCCTGCAGCACCCCGAGCCATGAACATGGGGCCTGGCTCCGGGCATGCCGGGCCTGGGTCAGGCACCCCCCGCCTTGCCAGGGTGTCATCAGAGGCCCCGGCCACTCACTTTCGGCAGCTCAAACCAGATGGTCCGGGGGCTGTGGGCAGAGCCGTAGTTGAGCTCCAGGCCAGGGGCCCCCTTCTCCAGGGGGCTCAGCAGGTGGAGCTGGTGCAGGTCCTTCAGGGCGATGGAGCAGCACAGTTTCTGGGGCAGCAGAAACAGCAGAGCTTGGCCTCTCTCCGGGGAGGGGTCACCATGGGGGATGGGACAATGGCGCAGGGGCGCTCGGACCAGCACGGGGGCAGGATCCCGGCCCACCTGGTTGAAGGGGTCCAGGAGGATGAGATGCTGGCGGTTCAAGCCCAGGAGGCTGGGTCCAGGCAGGGCCAGTTGACTCACCCGCAGCACCACATAGACAGTGTAGCCAAACAGGGGCAGGCAGCTCACAGCCTCTGGGAACGGAGGGGCCGGGGTAGGCGTTCTGGTCGTTCATACCCTGCCACCTGCCCGAGTGGACCCTAGGTCGGGCGGGCCGGGCAGGTAGGGAGGCCTCCTCAGGCCCTCCACACCTTCCCTTCTGGGCCCCTTGCCTCGGCCCCTGCGACTCCAGAGCCCTGGACCCACCAATGAAGCTGATCTGGGCTTCTTGGGAGCTGCAGCCTCGCAGCTGCCTCAGCTCCTGATACATCAGGTTCTTCACGGTGGACGCATTCACTTGCGACCGCAGCGGCTTTGGCAAGTAGTCCAGCAGGTCTCGCCTAGGACACACAGTGGTCGCTCAAGGCTGGGTATACAGCAGGGGCTAAATGAATGAGCAGGGACTACTGTGGGTGAGATTGGGAATCCAGACTTAGGAATGAGGCATGGGCCCTGCCTACGAGGAGCTCggtgtggcggggggtgggggtggggggtcaggtgTACGTAGCCTCCACAACTCCAGGCCCATGACGTTAAGGTCATGAAGGGTGCAAGTCGAATGGCCTTGGCACTGGAAGACTGGGTAGGGGCTGGGGAACTGAAGGAGAGGCCGTGGAGTATGTGCTGAGGTGGGCCCCAGCAACAGCAGGGACCGGGGGCAGTAGGAGGTGGGGGTCTGTGTGAGCACTCACTCCGCCAGGTGGTCCCCTTGGGCCATGCTGCAGTGCTGCAGGGCGGCCAGCCTGGCAAGCTGAGCACTGGCCTGGGGGCTCACCAGCAGCTTCCCCTGCAGGTAGTCCCGCAGCACCTGAGGGGGGGACggcagtgaggggagggaggcctggcGGGCCCCTACCCGGGCCGGGCTTCCTCTAAACTGCAGCCCGGGGTCCAGCCACCAGCTGGTGGGGGCCGCGGGGGGGGGTGGCAGCTGACCTGCATGTAGTGGGTGGTGGTGTAGGTGGGATTATCGAAGTGCAGCGGGGTCTTCCAGCTGAGCCGCCGGCTGTGCAGGCTCACGTCCTGATCGACCACGCTGTTGAGGTACTCATGGGGCCACAGGGGCCGCACCAGCTCGCCTGAATGGGGAGCCCAGGTCCACAGCCCGCCCTGACGTCCTGGCAGCCCCGGCCCGGAAACCTGCCCCGCTCGTAGGCATACAACCGGTAGGTAAGCTGCCTGCTGGAGTCCAACCTGCCCCCCCTTCTTCCCCAGGCGAGGGGCTCACCTTCCCTTTTGATGAGGAAGAGGGCAAATTCCTGCACCTCCTGCGGGTCTGTGATGCCCATGTGCTGACACAGGTCCTCCAGCACTTCCGCCGCCACCTGGGGCACGTGGGCAGGGCCGTGAGGCTGCGGTGCGCGGGGTGCGCAGAACTGATGCCACACCTTTCctgtctctccccagcccctctcctctggCCCCACGCTCACCGTGAAAGTCCGGATGCTGGTTTTGTAGTCCATACCCCCTGGCAGGTGGATTAGAAGCGAGCGGacctcctgccctctctgccaAGGCAGGTTGTAGAGTCAGCCCACCAGTGGCCAGAGCCCCCAACTCCCTGTCCCCACCAGGGAGTCCCATAATGCCCGACCTCCTGTACCCACCCCTGCCATACCAGGAGAGCCTGAGTCTCGCCCGGGGAGGGCAGCCGCGAGCGGCCCCCGTATTTGACTGTGCGCTGGAGGTGCTCTTGGCTTCTCCGGGCCAGCTCTGCAGAGGGGAAGCGGGCCGGGGTCACCGGCATCTCCAAACCCCTCCCCAAGCTGCCGAGACCCCAGCCTGGGAAGTCCCTCCCATAGGCACCTTGGCTCGGGCCCGAGTCCTGCAGAAACTTGGTCACGTAGGGCATCAGCGTGGCTGACGGGGGGAAGAAGCCGGTCAGGAGGCTGAGGAAGCTCCAGCCGCGGACACAATGTTCCCTGCGGAGTGGAGAGTGTGGGCTTCAGGCCGGCAGGGTCGGGCCCCTGCGCCGGCCGCCCTCCGCCACTTCCCCCAGCCCCGCATACTCACGGCTCAGGATGTCTGGTCACCTGCTTGATGACTTGGCAATAAATCTCATCCCTGAGGCTCTTGTTCTCCCGGCATAGCTGTGGGGaccaaaggggggggggcagggcgACACAGGAGCTGAGGTCAGGAATCCCACTGCGGGCGCCGGGGCGGCTCGGTGGGTTCAGCCGCTGCCtgccgctcaggtcatggtcccagggccctgggatcaagccccgcatcgggctctctgctcggcggggagcctgcttcctcctccctctctctctccctgcctctctgcctgcttgtgatctctgtctgtcaaataaataaacaaaatcttaaaaaaaaaattgaaaagaaaagaaatcccactAACAGCCATGGCTGGGGCCACCTCTCGGTCTTGGACACAGCTGTGTCCAACGGGTCACTCTCTAAGTCACTGTCTTCGTCCGCTTACAGGCTGTGCTCAGCCCTGTCTTCTCTGCTGGCTCCCCTTATTTCCTTGACCTCCAGGGCCTCAGTGCCCTTGGGACTCAGTCTACACGCCCTGCTGATCTCAGCTGTTCCCACTGCTGAGGACTACCAGTGCTGACCTCCAGCCCAGACTTCTCCCTTGAAGCCACGCCCCCCACTTGGAAGTCTGGACTGCACACTTCCTATGTCCAAAAGACTTTCCTGCACCAAGCCAGACCTGCTCCTCCCTTAGGCCCCCGTATCGAAGACGGTCTTTACTCTGGCCAAGGCCTCCGTGACATCCTTGGCACCTCTCTGTCACACCCCATGTACAATTCATAGCAAACCCTGTTGCTCTGAGTCTTTTCCCCTCAGCTGCTACCTCTGGGCCTGGCCTGCACCATCCCTCACCTGTGATCATTGCAATAACGCCCTCTGGCACTTATCTCCCCCTGGGAGGGGTGGCAGATTGCGTCCCCTGAAAAGATAAGCCAGTCTCTCTGCAAACCCCCTTGAGTGACTGCCCACGTCTCTTGAGAAATCAGAGTCCCAACAGGAACCTATGATGGCCTGCCGTGACCTGGACCTGCCGACTCCCTCCAGCCTCATCCTCCACTTTGTCCTGACTCACTGGGCACACCGGCCATGGTGGCCTTGCTGGTGCTAAGGCCCACTGTCACCAGGACTGTCGCCcctgcccccctctgcctgcaggtGATGCCCCCAATGCACACATGCCTCTCCCCTCAGCTTCCCTCAGATCTCTGCTCCAGGGTCGCCTTGTCACCAAGCTTCAGCATTCTAGCAGCCCCTTCCCTACTGTATCGGTCTCCGCAGCACCTTTTACTCTTGAACACATTGTGTCGTGGTTTACCAGAAGTCTCCTCTCACTAGCTTGTAAGCCTTGTGGGGACTGAGCCTGCTTGGTTCACTGCTGTGCCCCCAGCATGtactaggtgctcaataaatactgttgGATGATCTGAATGACTAGTGTctaaggggagggggaagccacTCAGGCCCAGGCAGGAAGACAGGAACAGACCCTCAAGGCACACACAGTCTCCCCAAAGCTTTCAGCACATGCTTACCCTCAGCAGGTCGTAAAGGAGCTCCATCTCGTTCTTGCCCCGGGGCTTAGACAGGTCCCCCATGAACCGCATCAGAGCTGCAGGATGAGAAGCTTGGTGAGCTGGGTTGGGGGCCTGATTTTGGCCCATGCTGTCGCTAGACAGGGCTTTCCCTGTCATCTCATGCCTTGCTCCCCAAAATGCACGCGAGCCAGGCAGAGCAGAGCAGTCTCCGCTTTACCGATGAGGAaacagggctcagagaggttctgTGGGCACCTGTGGCTACTGCCTTCCTGCACAGACTCCATGCAACCCACCACCCCTTGGGAGTGAGTAGAAATAGTGAGGCCTATGAGGGGTTCTGCAACCACCAGTGAGCTTCCCTGAGTTGACAAGGACAGGCGGCGACCTGGCACCCAGGTCCGAGGCATCGCAGATATGGGGACACAGGATGCTATGGTCACTTACTCTGGAAGATTTCCACAGCCTGCCTGTTGGCGTCCTCATCGCTGAGGCTGATAAGTGATTCTTGTATGGGAGCCTGTGGCCAAAGAGACTGGGTTGTGAGTCTGGGATCCATAGAGGCCAGAAGGCAGGTCCACTGGCCCGGCTCTTCCCCACCTGTCCCCGTCACCTTGGTGTACTGCACCAGGCTGGCCATGGCCTCCTCCTCAGCATCTCCATGGGTATGGTCTGGCCtgagggggcagaaggaaggacaGCCCTGCTTGCTCAGCCCTCCCGCTCCCATCACGGGTTGTGTAGGGAGGGTGCTAAGAGCACTGGCCTGGTGGCTCAGAGCAGGAGGGCCGCTTTAGGGAGACTGAGGACGGCCAGGCAGAAGGGCGGGCCCGGGGCACTCACAAGGTCTGGGGCTTCCGGAAGTAGTACAGGGCAAATTCCTGCATGGTGTAGGTGTGGGCGTCCACGGACAGAGAGATGTAGGCTACAGAGTCATTGCTGCGTGCTTGGCTCCGGGGGCGGGCATGGTGCTGAGAGCACAGGAGACCTCGTGCCACCCGAGGGCCCACTGGCCTGTCCAGAGCCCCCCGCCcaggcccccgccccgcccgagccgagagcagcaggcagagcacaCCACCAGAAGCCAGGGACGTCCAGAGGCATTTATTGAGCTTTATTCTAGGACAGCACTCAAGTAAGCACTGGGAGGGGACGGGAAGGGGGCACCGCCCAGCCCCTGCCCGCAGGGGGCTCACACTCTTGCTGGGGAGACAGACATCTGGAGAGGGCGGCATCGGGCTGAGCGCTGCCCGCCAGGGAGCAGGTGGTCCTGGCCGCTCAGGGGCAACCGAGCCCTTTCCATCCTCCACTCCTAGTTAGGCTTCGTGTCCGCCTCCCCCGTCTTCCTCACCTCCGCTGCCctctcccactgagccagccccGGCTCTCGGGGCCACAGCCGACTCTTGCGCTGGCCACTCCTCTCTGGTGAGAAGGAAGAGTCTGGGGCGGCAGCCGGCTGGACTATGTTGGCAGGAAGGAGTCCGGAACGGCCCCCGGTGGAGCCAAACTGCCAGCCTGGAAGGCACCCAAGGACAGCGTCTC includes the following:
- the RECQL5 gene encoding ATP-dependent DNA helicase Q5 isoform X1, whose protein sequence is MSTRPSFDPERRVRSTLKKVFGFDSFKTPLQESATMAVVRGDKDVFVCMPTGAGKSLCYQLPALLAKGITIVISPLIALIQDQVDHLLALKVRVSSLNSKLSAQEKKELLSDLEREKPETKLLYITPEMAASASFQPTLNSLVSRHLLSYLVVDEAHCVSQWGHDFRPDYLRLGTLRSRLAHAPCVALTATATPQVREDVFAALHLKQPVATFKTPCFRANLFYDVQFKELLSDPYGNLRDFCLKALGQKAGKGLLSGCGIVYCRTREACEQLATELSYRGLSAKAYHAGLKASERTLVQNEWMEEKVPVIVATISFGMGVDKANVRFVAHWNIAKSMAGYYQESGRAGRDGKPSWCRLYYSRNDRDQVSFLIRKEVAKLQEKRGNKASDKAAILAFDALVTFCEELGCRHAAIAKYFGDAPPACTKGCDHCRDPVALRKQLEALEHRSSWNKTCIGPSQGNGFDPELYEGGRRGYGGFSRYDEGSGGSGDEGRDEAHKREWNLFYQKQMNLRKGKDSKTEEFVPPDEDCPLKEASSRKIPRLTVKAREHCLGLLEEALSSNHQATGPTHGPDLQARAVELEHAMFRNAKAANLYKASVLKKVAEIHRASKDGQLYDMGDAARSCSEPARPPEPTEYDILPASQVYSPKPRRVGAGFPRGSCSFQTATELMEKTCAKEQVPQPVRGSEQGPPSQPCGLQREGCSEPLPGPRGEAPGSSAYCGRSSPETVKSSSTKAGAKARASKQQQLLAAAALKDSQNITRFCRRAKSPSPLTSAPGAEGAGPSCEGVRGPPAAPEKCSGEEDGALGCSAVPSQTKECTRERPRACTLRDQDPPEGQPTRSEETHRGKRSRPQQENPENQAQKRPRPSANASILAEAKDSISASNPGILNPTVQDSCLLPAPGISLKEAANVVVKCLTPFYKEGKFASKELFKAFARHLSHSLTQKASPGRSVKEEAQDFIKQFFHGRARCESEADWHGLCDPQR